A genomic window from Anthocerotibacter panamensis C109 includes:
- a CDS encoding type II secretion system F family protein: MAQFKYKVRNLQGVALEKTIEARDATSLRSTLREQGFYVLQIQEIKGGLFSKDFDLKVVTDVLNPITIRDKSIFSRQFSALINAGVTLVRSLSVLQEQTRNARLSRAIEKIRLDVEQGSSLADGLRKHPAAFDTLYVAMVQAGEVGGCLDEVLERLSKLLEDQDRLNRQIKTALSYPTTVLLLATGLFLAMVTFILPVFKGIFKQLGGELPPFTLFMLGISDALQSVWGWLIILGSIAGIVFAYTQIYKTRGGREVIDRIKLKLPLFGDIIQKASVARFCRTFGALTRSGVPILTSLEIVRDTSGNQIIANAVDKSRASIREGGMISVTLQKESVFPPMATQMMSVGEETGELDNMLFKVAEYYELEVELAVKALTALLEPIMIVILGAMVGSVILAMYLPMFTIFDLIN, from the coding sequence ATGGCCCAGTTTAAGTACAAAGTCCGTAACCTCCAGGGCGTGGCCTTGGAAAAAACCATTGAGGCGCGCGATGCGACCAGCCTGCGTAGTACTCTGCGTGAGCAGGGCTTCTATGTCCTCCAAATCCAGGAGATCAAGGGTGGGCTCTTCAGCAAAGACTTCGACCTCAAGGTTGTTACGGATGTCCTCAACCCGATCACAATCCGGGACAAATCCATCTTCTCGCGCCAGTTCTCCGCCCTCATCAATGCGGGGGTGACCCTGGTTCGGTCGCTGTCGGTCCTTCAGGAGCAGACCCGAAACGCCCGACTGTCCAGAGCGATTGAGAAGATTCGCCTGGATGTCGAACAGGGTTCTTCCTTGGCGGATGGCCTGCGCAAGCACCCGGCGGCTTTCGATACCCTCTATGTAGCGATGGTCCAGGCTGGTGAGGTGGGCGGCTGTCTCGACGAAGTCCTGGAGCGCTTGAGTAAACTCCTGGAAGACCAGGACCGCCTCAACCGGCAGATCAAGACCGCCCTTTCCTATCCGACTACGGTCCTACTGCTGGCAACAGGGTTGTTTCTCGCGATGGTGACCTTTATCCTGCCCGTCTTTAAGGGCATCTTCAAACAACTCGGCGGTGAATTACCTCCTTTCACCCTATTCATGCTCGGGATCAGCGATGCCCTGCAATCGGTGTGGGGCTGGCTGATTATCCTGGGAAGCATCGCCGGGATCGTCTTTGCGTACACCCAGATCTACAAAACCCGCGGTGGGCGCGAAGTCATTGACCGCATCAAGCTCAAGCTGCCCCTCTTTGGAGACATTATCCAGAAGGCTTCTGTGGCTCGCTTTTGCCGTACCTTCGGAGCCTTGACCCGCTCGGGCGTCCCCATTCTCACGTCTCTGGAGATCGTCCGCGATACTTCGGGGAACCAGATCATCGCCAATGCGGTGGACAAGTCGCGCGCCTCGATCCGCGAAGGCGGGATGATCTCGGTGACTCTCCAGAAGGAATCCGTTTTTCCGCCGATGGCTACTCAGATGATGAGCGTCGGAGAGGAGACCGGAGAATTAGACAATATGCTGTTTAAGGTTGCCGAGTACTATGAGCTGGAAGTCGAGCTGGCGGTCAAAGCCCTGACTGCGCTGCTGGAGCCGATCATGATCGTCATCCTGGGTGCGATGGTGGGTTCGGTCATTTTGGCGATGTACCTGCCAATGTTCACCATCTTCGACTTGATCAACTAA
- the ggt gene encoding gamma-glutamyltransferase produces MSTTHRVTGPASRSPVLARRGMAATSHPLATQIALDILKQGGTAVDAAIAANAALCLMEPTGCGLGGDLFALVWDPASHKLHGLNGSGHSAQGLTLAHLKQILGNQPHIPLLGPLSVTVPGAVAGWFALQNRFGRLEMAQILAPTIAYARAGVAVPKIIAAAWNDNLKRFEQGQAQIPQGDGLRTFAPRGRAPLEGEVFTNPDLAWTLERLAVDGRAAFYSGEIAQKLVAYLGRVGSFLQKIDFQEHQSTWVEPVSVNYRGYDIYELPPSSQGIAALQMLNMLEGYDLQAMGHNSADYLHLHVEVKKLAFADRARYYADPDVYPAPVTALCSKDYAAQRRREIDPQRAQARVSAGSLGGSDTVYLTVADSTGMMVSLIQSNYWGMGGGLVPDGLGFMLQNRGAQFTLEEGHPNAYAPGKRPFHTIIPAFVLKEGEPWLSLGVMGGEMQPQGHVQVLCNIIDFGMDIQAAGDSARYFHFGDNDPDGHQMTDGGSLALERGISRNVREALVQRGHQLRLAPGSFGGYQAIYWDRVQGVYHGASEMRKDGQAAGY; encoded by the coding sequence ATGAGCACCACGCACCGTGTGACTGGTCCCGCCAGCCGCAGCCCCGTCCTCGCCCGTCGGGGGATGGCTGCTACCAGCCATCCTCTAGCGACCCAGATTGCGCTCGATATCCTCAAACAGGGCGGGACCGCCGTAGATGCTGCTATTGCTGCCAATGCGGCCCTGTGCTTGATGGAGCCGACCGGTTGCGGTCTGGGGGGCGACCTTTTTGCTCTGGTTTGGGACCCTGCTTCCCATAAACTCCATGGGCTCAACGGCAGTGGGCACTCCGCGCAAGGGCTGACCCTCGCGCACCTGAAGCAGATCCTGGGCAACCAGCCGCATATCCCACTCCTAGGGCCGCTTTCGGTCACGGTGCCGGGGGCTGTCGCTGGCTGGTTTGCACTCCAGAATCGGTTTGGAAGGCTAGAGATGGCCCAGATCCTAGCGCCAACCATCGCCTACGCTCGTGCCGGGGTTGCGGTGCCCAAAATCATCGCCGCCGCCTGGAATGACAACCTGAAGCGCTTTGAGCAGGGACAAGCCCAGATCCCGCAAGGGGATGGCCTGCGGACCTTTGCACCCCGAGGACGGGCTCCTCTGGAGGGTGAAGTCTTCACCAACCCGGACCTCGCTTGGACGCTCGAGCGGCTGGCTGTGGACGGGCGGGCAGCATTCTATAGCGGGGAGATCGCACAAAAGTTGGTCGCCTACCTTGGACGCGTGGGCAGCTTCCTCCAAAAAATCGATTTTCAAGAGCACCAGAGCACTTGGGTCGAGCCCGTCTCGGTCAACTATCGGGGCTACGATATCTATGAACTGCCCCCTAGCAGCCAGGGGATAGCCGCCCTCCAGATGCTCAACATGCTCGAAGGCTACGACCTCCAGGCCATGGGCCACAACAGCGCTGACTATCTGCATCTGCATGTGGAAGTCAAAAAACTAGCTTTTGCTGACCGCGCGCGCTACTACGCCGACCCAGATGTTTACCCAGCCCCCGTGACTGCCCTGTGCTCTAAAGACTACGCCGCCCAACGCCGTCGGGAGATTGACCCACAACGGGCTCAGGCCAGGGTTTCTGCTGGGAGCTTGGGGGGGAGCGATACGGTTTACCTGACGGTGGCTGACAGCACAGGCATGATGGTTTCCTTGATCCAAAGCAACTACTGGGGGATGGGGGGTGGGTTGGTGCCGGATGGGTTGGGCTTTATGCTCCAGAACCGGGGGGCGCAGTTCACGCTTGAAGAAGGCCACCCCAATGCCTACGCTCCCGGCAAGCGGCCTTTTCACACGATTATCCCAGCGTTTGTCCTTAAAGAGGGCGAGCCCTGGCTGAGTCTGGGGGTGATGGGGGGCGAGATGCAGCCTCAGGGCCATGTGCAGGTGCTCTGCAACATCATCGACTTCGGCATGGATATCCAGGCGGCGGGAGATAGCGCCCGCTACTTCCACTTTGGGGACAATGACCCCGATGGACACCAGATGACCGATGGTGGGAGCCTAGCCCTCGAGCGCGGTATCTCCCGCAACGTGCGAGAAGCCTTGGTGCAGCGGGGACACCAACTACGCCTTGCTCCGGGGAGTTTTGGGGGGTACCAGGCAATCTACTGGGACCGGGTGCAGGGGGTCTATCACGGGGCTTCGGAGATGCGCAAAGACGGCCAAGCTGCGGGGTACTGA
- a CDS encoding DUF4129 domain-containing protein translates to MPRVEPLLEELRQSGQFRIRDTPAQFDFPGLSEGQANLIFWVGIGLLVLLIGLMVWQLLPVLRPASRNLAAERPLPAQTDASWQQWTRVAQELTLRSDYRGACRAWYLTLLLWLDQQQQVRYQPTRTNFEYLQDLEPYAHLSAPLTRLIQTYERLWYGNQTGTVQDVRQCQEAVEEARNSLRT, encoded by the coding sequence ATGCCCAGGGTAGAACCGTTGTTGGAAGAATTGCGCCAATCGGGACAGTTTCGCATAAGGGACACCCCAGCGCAGTTTGACTTCCCTGGGCTCTCTGAAGGACAAGCAAATCTAATTTTTTGGGTGGGAATAGGTCTTTTGGTTTTGCTCATCGGGCTGATGGTCTGGCAATTGCTCCCGGTCTTGCGTCCTGCCTCCCGAAATCTGGCTGCTGAGCGCCCCCTGCCCGCTCAGACTGATGCCTCTTGGCAGCAGTGGACCCGTGTAGCTCAGGAATTGACCCTGCGCAGTGACTACCGAGGAGCCTGTCGCGCCTGGTATTTGACCCTCCTCCTCTGGCTAGACCAACAGCAACAAGTGCGCTACCAGCCCACCCGCACCAACTTCGAATACCTCCAGGACCTGGAGCCCTATGCGCACCTGAGCGCCCCGCTCACCCGGCTCATTCAGACCTATGAGCGGCTCTGGTATGGCAATCAGACCGGTACAGTCCAAGACGTACGCCAATGCCAGGAAGCGGTCGAGGAAGCACGTAATTCCCTGCGCACCTGA
- a CDS encoding bifunctional nuclease family protein has protein sequence MAVEMKVAGIALDAVNRSPILVLRDTADRRALPIWIGRAEASAIIQALEGQKTTRPMTHDLFTNFLHSWDFKLVKIVIHSLQDSTFFAVLTVHQGETKKEIDARPSDAVALALRNNTPIWATEEVIAHASMPVDQDADEAEREAFRDFLDKIHPSDFTKEPDLDTPQGSDCS, from the coding sequence ATGGCTGTAGAAATGAAAGTGGCAGGGATTGCCCTAGATGCCGTCAACCGCTCACCGATTTTGGTCCTGCGGGATACGGCGGACCGCCGTGCTCTGCCCATTTGGATTGGTCGCGCTGAAGCTAGCGCCATCATCCAGGCGCTCGAAGGGCAAAAAACTACCCGTCCGATGACCCATGACCTCTTCACTAATTTCCTGCACTCATGGGACTTCAAGCTGGTCAAAATTGTGATTCACTCGCTCCAAGACAGCACCTTTTTTGCAGTCTTGACCGTGCATCAAGGAGAGACGAAAAAAGAAATTGATGCCCGTCCCAGCGATGCCGTGGCCCTGGCGCTACGCAACAATACCCCGATCTGGGCCACTGAAGAGGTCATTGCCCACGCTTCAATGCCCGTTGACCAGGATGCCGACGAGGCCGAGCGAGAAGCCTTCCGCGACTTCTTAGACAAAATTCACCCCAGCGACTTTACTAAAGAGCCAGACCTGGACACCCCCCAAGGTTCTGATTGCAGCTAA
- a CDS encoding sirohydrochlorin chelatase has product MEPPLIFLCAHGSRDPRAADQLTLLTQQVQDHLPYLVSSGVLEFGEKPLVEQLAAVVVQNPTAPLIVVPLFLLPGTHAREDLPQALHTLQQQFPKLTSTLAPPLSESPELSDALAQRIKNHPRALLFAHGSRRQGAEAPILDLAFQLSIRTNTPIEVVCHKSGEDILTHTLAHHPQGGLVLPLFLFDGYLVDYAREQVQSTLRWRSAEPLGKGDLLVPTIAQLVQQARAARPTPV; this is encoded by the coding sequence ATGGAGCCTCCTCTAATTTTTCTCTGTGCCCACGGCAGCCGCGACCCCCGTGCTGCCGACCAACTCACCCTCCTCACCCAACAAGTCCAAGACCATCTACCCTATCTCGTCTCCTCCGGTGTCCTCGAATTCGGGGAGAAACCCCTTGTCGAGCAATTAGCCGCAGTCGTCGTCCAAAACCCCACCGCACCCCTGATTGTCGTGCCCCTTTTCCTCCTCCCCGGCACCCACGCCCGCGAAGACCTCCCCCAAGCTCTGCACACCCTCCAACAACAGTTCCCAAAACTCACCAGTACCCTTGCCCCCCCCCTCAGCGAAAGCCCCGAGTTATCTGACGCCCTCGCCCAACGCATCAAGAACCACCCCCGCGCCCTCCTCTTCGCCCACGGTTCCCGCCGCCAAGGAGCCGAAGCTCCGATCCTTGACCTCGCCTTTCAACTGAGCATCCGCACCAATACCCCCATCGAAGTCGTCTGCCATAAGTCCGGGGAGGATATCCTCACCCACACCCTCGCCCACCATCCCCAAGGCGGCCTTGTGCTCCCCTTGTTTCTGTTTGACGGCTACCTTGTAGACTACGCCCGCGAACAAGTCCAGAGCACCCTCCGCTGGCGCAGCGCGGAACCGCTCGGCAAAGGCGACTTGCTCGTGCCTACGATTGCGCAGCTTGTTCAACAAGCTAGGGCAGCTCGACCGACTCCGGTTTAG
- a CDS encoding NAD(+) kinase codes for MGGRKVGIIYNDTKPSALRAVKDLSELLAEQGCQVVTTPGWNGILGFSHRQGPICYTPIAQVTPREFDEQMEFAIVLGGDGTVLTAARQLAPVGIPQLNINTGHMGFLTETYLGKARTAVEQVLRGEFLEEVRSMLEVRVLRQEQVIWEALVLNEAVVHKEPFTGMCHFEIVIGRHSLVDIAADGLIVATPTGSTAYALSAGGPVITPEVQVFQVIPICPHSLGARGLVYSDQEALVLYPPSNHEYVILSTDGSSGCYIHPTDRVHIARSRYQTRLIRLNPPEFFEMLREKLGWGMPHIAKPESVELP; via the coding sequence ATGGGCGGGCGCAAGGTTGGGATTATTTATAACGATACAAAGCCCTCTGCCCTCCGAGCGGTGAAGGACCTCTCGGAATTGCTTGCTGAACAGGGTTGCCAAGTGGTCACCACCCCTGGTTGGAATGGAATTTTAGGCTTTTCTCATCGCCAGGGACCGATCTGCTATACCCCGATTGCCCAGGTGACGCCTAGAGAATTTGATGAGCAGATGGAATTTGCCATTGTCCTAGGGGGAGATGGGACAGTCCTCACCGCCGCGCGCCAACTTGCCCCCGTGGGCATCCCCCAGCTCAATATCAACACCGGGCATATGGGCTTTCTTACGGAGACCTATCTAGGTAAGGCGCGGACGGCGGTGGAGCAGGTCCTGCGCGGGGAGTTTCTCGAAGAAGTGCGCTCGATGCTGGAAGTCCGGGTCCTGCGCCAAGAACAGGTCATTTGGGAAGCCCTCGTCCTCAATGAGGCGGTAGTCCATAAAGAACCGTTCACGGGGATGTGCCACTTCGAGATTGTCATTGGTCGCCACAGCCTGGTGGATATTGCTGCTGATGGCCTGATTGTCGCCACGCCTACCGGCTCTACGGCCTATGCCCTCTCAGCGGGTGGTCCGGTCATTACCCCAGAGGTCCAAGTCTTTCAGGTCATCCCCATCTGCCCGCACTCTCTCGGGGCCAGAGGGCTCGTCTACAGTGACCAAGAAGCGCTCGTACTCTATCCCCCGAGCAACCACGAATACGTCATTCTCTCCACTGATGGCTCCTCCGGCTGCTACATTCATCCTACGGACCGCGTCCATATTGCTCGTTCCCGTTATCAAACGCGCCTCATCCGTCTCAACCCCCCCGAATTTTTTGAAATGTTACGTGAAAAGCTGGGCTGGGGGATGCCCCACATCGCTAAACCGGAGTCGGTCGAGCTGCCCTAG
- a CDS encoding TonB family protein — protein sequence MLRMSGLVRSLKQYFFLLAWLVVLVPPVWAWDSGDFPIKVYISPYISGTQKEDQPGQPVPQSALQALRQGVLDWNRLLLQLPSQPSNEAYTLVLDKHGGEQDAENLFKLGFLEFTARREQADLFIEAVDVFNLTGVDNPEDEATIGYFSSGRGYRIGKIAMALRKFVPNPLVVEGYSPPNRGRYSKLPRDELDLRLTLIHEVGHALGLDHVTDQKCNVLAPSKFNCYFDPPPECRYQDERDRQVVCIVILDKQLRAVEGQLTAAVGKGTGSKTALNSYINGISSRLLQQLPKAGAIKTKGALQLKITLQGTLKEAKVTQTFGDPELDQRIVALVQRLTPFAPLPVGYPAPEVAFELSYVPPNTFKDYLDGVNQKIRKNLSTIEPLQALGSIEIHLTDQGELKSYKILQTFGSKEIDRHMAELIERITPFDPVPNLQANGEIYGVFYYGPVAPDLAPTDTLRPVDLTVYLSDLKKRVQPNWAIFPTQEPRRAIVAFTIFKDGTLTNVHIQESSGDKGFDAAALTTLRRTTFAPLPPGNTPESVNFMYTFELRPRSTKP from the coding sequence ATGCTTAGAATGAGTGGGCTCGTACGTTCGCTGAAGCAGTACTTTTTTCTTCTGGCTTGGTTGGTAGTTCTCGTTCCTCCGGTCTGGGCCTGGGACTCAGGAGATTTTCCTATCAAAGTCTATATCAGCCCGTATATCAGTGGCACGCAAAAAGAGGACCAACCGGGTCAGCCGGTACCCCAATCCGCGCTCCAGGCGCTTCGTCAAGGGGTTCTGGACTGGAACCGACTCCTGCTACAGCTACCATCCCAGCCCAGTAATGAGGCGTACACCCTTGTCTTGGATAAGCATGGCGGAGAGCAGGACGCTGAGAACCTTTTCAAGTTGGGATTCCTGGAGTTTACTGCGCGACGGGAACAGGCAGACCTCTTTATTGAAGCGGTCGATGTTTTTAATCTGACTGGTGTAGACAACCCCGAAGACGAAGCCACCATTGGCTACTTCAGCTCAGGGCGGGGCTATCGCATTGGGAAGATTGCCATGGCCCTGCGCAAATTCGTGCCCAACCCCTTAGTCGTCGAGGGTTACAGCCCTCCCAATCGGGGCCGCTATAGCAAGTTGCCCAGAGACGAACTAGACCTCAGGCTCACCCTCATTCATGAAGTGGGCCACGCCTTGGGGTTAGACCATGTGACAGACCAGAAGTGCAATGTCTTGGCTCCCTCCAAATTCAACTGCTATTTTGACCCCCCTCCTGAATGCCGCTATCAGGACGAGCGCGACCGTCAGGTGGTCTGCATCGTCATCCTCGACAAGCAACTGCGTGCAGTAGAAGGCCAGTTAACGGCGGCTGTGGGCAAGGGAACAGGCAGCAAAACGGCGCTCAATAGCTACATCAATGGGATCAGCAGCCGTTTGTTGCAGCAGCTACCCAAGGCAGGAGCAATCAAGACCAAGGGTGCTTTACAACTCAAAATCACGCTTCAGGGCACGCTCAAAGAAGCAAAAGTCACCCAGACCTTTGGAGACCCAGAGCTAGACCAAAGGATTGTCGCCTTGGTGCAGCGTTTAACCCCCTTCGCGCCCTTGCCGGTTGGCTATCCCGCACCGGAGGTAGCGTTTGAACTCTCCTACGTACCGCCCAATACTTTTAAAGACTATTTGGATGGCGTGAATCAAAAAATTCGCAAAAATCTCTCCACGATCGAGCCGCTGCAAGCCCTTGGCTCAATAGAGATCCACCTCACGGACCAAGGGGAACTGAAGAGCTACAAAATCCTCCAAACCTTTGGCAGCAAAGAAATTGACCGCCACATGGCGGAGCTTATCGAGCGCATCACCCCTTTTGATCCTGTCCCCAACCTGCAAGCCAATGGCGAAATCTACGGAGTCTTCTACTATGGTCCAGTTGCCCCAGACCTAGCGCCGACAGATACACTGCGCCCTGTAGACTTAACGGTCTACCTCAGCGACCTCAAAAAGCGCGTCCAACCTAATTGGGCTATCTTCCCAACGCAGGAACCACGGCGGGCCATTGTGGCTTTCACTATTTTCAAGGATGGAACGTTGACCAATGTGCATATACAAGAATCTTCCGGGGATAAAGGCTTTGACGCTGCTGCGCTGACTACCCTACGCCGAACGACGTTTGCCCCTTTACCTCCGGGTAACACTCCAGAAAGTGTCAATTTCATGTACACTTTTGAACTCCGTCCACGCTCCACCAAACCTTAA
- a CDS encoding glutathione S-transferase N-terminal domain-containing protein — protein sequence MIDLYYWPTPNGHKITIFLEECGLPYTIKPVNIAKGEQFDPEFLKIAPNNRMPAIVDHAPSDGGGPLSIFESGAILQYLAEKTGQFLPQDLRGRVETMQWLFWQMAGLGPMLGQNHHFVTYAPEKIPYAIERYVKETQRLYGVLDERLADREYIAGPYSIADMAAYPWIVPHERQQQDLNDFPHVKRWFTAIQARPAVQRAYQKAEQLKAPPTITEDSRAILFGQGRRPQA from the coding sequence ATGATTGACCTTTATTACTGGCCCACACCGAACGGCCATAAGATCACGATTTTCCTGGAAGAGTGTGGACTGCCGTACACGATCAAACCCGTCAATATTGCCAAAGGCGAACAGTTTGACCCCGAGTTTCTGAAAATCGCCCCGAATAACCGGATGCCCGCCATCGTGGACCATGCCCCGTCTGACGGGGGCGGACCCCTCAGTATCTTTGAGTCTGGAGCGATTTTACAGTACCTAGCCGAGAAGACCGGTCAATTCCTCCCCCAAGACCTCAGGGGGCGGGTCGAGACGATGCAGTGGCTCTTCTGGCAGATGGCTGGACTTGGCCCTATGCTTGGTCAGAACCATCACTTTGTCACCTACGCGCCCGAAAAAATTCCCTACGCCATCGAGCGCTATGTCAAAGAAACCCAACGGCTCTACGGTGTCCTTGACGAACGGTTGGCTGACCGGGAATATATCGCCGGACCCTATTCGATTGCTGATATGGCAGCCTACCCCTGGATCGTGCCCCACGAGCGGCAACAGCAGGACCTGAACGACTTCCCCCATGTCAAGCGCTGGTTCACCGCGATCCAAGCCCGTCCAGCCGTGCAACGCGCCTACCAGAAAGCCGAGCAACTGAAGGCTCCCCCGACCATCACCGAAGATTCCCGCGCTATCCTCTTCGGTCAAGGCCGTCGTCCGCAAGCCTAA
- a CDS encoding D-alanyl-D-alanine carboxypeptidase: protein MNKRMWPVLLVLGSLLGAPSGQAGPLWDALQTKLKANRVNPRLQGVLVLNQEGRVLENFQGGAPLPAASVTKLATTLAAMDRWGVNHQFETKIWATGPISNGVLQGDLYLQGGEDPLFLWEDGFTLGHRLEDMGIRSVTGALVVSGPFWMNFSVNPQASANTLRVALNRGLWSPTVSKRYRSLAAGNHPCCLVRPAPAVRIQGIARTVNALPVPPETEPLTVYPSLPLWKIAKRMNAYSSNPLANMLGLTAGGPWAIRQQLSQTWSIPPQAISVETSSGLGRGNKFTPEAVATILNALQGHMDHAGLQLADVLAVKGPEPGTLHRRGMPAGIVAKTGTLNGVSCLAGVVETSSQGPLRFVLLNQGPVATLRKLQDWFLNMLQARYGRPEGGVLLFSRGFVDERLLVGGGGAEQMTLAPDPQELLSPVTVHVLPVSPAVSGP from the coding sequence ATGAATAAACGGATGTGGCCGGTGTTGCTGGTCCTGGGGAGTTTGCTGGGGGCTCCCTCCGGTCAAGCGGGGCCACTCTGGGATGCTTTGCAGACCAAACTCAAGGCCAATCGGGTCAATCCTCGACTCCAAGGCGTGCTGGTCCTAAACCAAGAGGGGCGGGTGCTGGAGAATTTTCAGGGCGGTGCTCCCCTGCCTGCTGCTTCCGTGACCAAGCTTGCCACCACCCTCGCGGCGATGGACCGCTGGGGGGTCAACCACCAGTTTGAGACCAAAATTTGGGCCACTGGGCCAATCAGCAATGGGGTCCTCCAGGGCGACCTCTACCTCCAGGGCGGCGAAGACCCGCTTTTTTTGTGGGAGGACGGCTTTACCCTGGGACACCGCCTCGAAGACATGGGAATCCGCAGCGTGACAGGGGCCTTGGTGGTGAGCGGTCCCTTTTGGATGAATTTTTCGGTCAATCCCCAGGCCAGTGCCAACACCTTGCGCGTCGCCCTCAACCGGGGACTTTGGAGTCCGACAGTGTCCAAACGCTACCGCAGTCTAGCTGCGGGTAACCACCCCTGTTGTCTAGTCCGTCCGGCTCCGGCGGTCCGCATCCAGGGCATCGCCCGAACGGTAAACGCCTTGCCCGTCCCGCCGGAAACGGAGCCCCTGACGGTTTATCCCTCTTTACCGCTATGGAAGATTGCCAAGCGGATGAATGCCTACAGCAGCAATCCCCTCGCCAATATGCTGGGCTTGACTGCGGGTGGACCCTGGGCGATCCGTCAGCAATTGAGCCAGACTTGGTCCATCCCCCCCCAGGCCATCAGTGTCGAGACCTCCTCGGGGCTGGGGCGCGGCAACAAATTTACCCCTGAGGCCGTGGCGACCATTTTAAATGCGCTCCAGGGCCATATGGATCATGCGGGGCTCCAGTTGGCGGATGTGCTGGCAGTCAAGGGACCAGAACCAGGGACGCTCCACCGTCGAGGGATGCCCGCCGGGATCGTGGCTAAGACCGGGACGTTAAATGGCGTGAGTTGTCTGGCGGGGGTAGTCGAGACTTCCAGCCAGGGTCCACTGCGCTTTGTCCTACTCAACCAAGGTCCGGTAGCTACGCTACGCAAACTACAGGACTGGTTTTTGAATATGCTTCAGGCTCGCTATGGTCGACCTGAGGGTGGGGTTTTGCTTTTCAGTCGGGGTTTTGTAGACGAGCGGCTATTAGTAGGAGGGGGAGGGGCGGAGCAGATGACGCTAGCGCCTGATCCTCAAGAACTGCTTAGCCCCGTGACGGTGCATGTGCTCCCTGTATCCCCTGCCGTGAGTGGGCCTTAG